From a single Sphingosinicellaceae bacterium genomic region:
- a CDS encoding beta/gamma crystallin family protein produces MHRSLTCLAITATLVFATGSTIARAQANYGDQRDSPQQDPRYGNPQAVTRGGQQGDRRYDDHRDGDPRGRGGASATFYADDRFGGRSVTLNRGVRRLGEIGMEDKISSVRVNSGRWLVCEDDDFRGRCVTIDRSVGHLSRVGMEDKISSVRPIRRDDQDDDRGRDDRNER; encoded by the coding sequence ATGCATCGCTCGCTCACCTGCCTCGCCATCACCGCCACTCTCGTTTTTGCGACTGGGTCGACGATAGCGCGCGCGCAGGCAAACTACGGTGACCAGCGTGATTCTCCGCAGCAAGACCCGCGCTACGGCAACCCGCAAGCCGTTACGCGCGGTGGTCAGCAAGGCGATCGACGCTACGACGATCATCGTGATGGTGACCCGCGTGGGCGGGGCGGGGCAAGCGCCACCTTCTATGCCGATGACCGTTTCGGTGGGCGCAGCGTCACGCTTAACCGCGGCGTACGCCGCCTCGGCGAGATCGGCATGGAGGACAAGATCTCGTCGGTACGGGTCAACAGTGGACGCTGGCTCGTTTGCGAGGACGACGACTTTCGCGGCAGGTGCGTCACGATCGACCGCTCGGTCGGCCACCTCAGCCGCGTGGGTATGGAAGACAAAATCTCGTCGGTGCGGCCGATCCGGCGTGACGATCAAGACGATGACCGCGGCAGAGATGATCGCAATGAGCGATAG
- a CDS encoding PEPxxWA-CTERM sorting domain-containing protein codes for MIAGLASGVGNAAVLVDTGLTPRVSIRAAYDEYFTCDDEGDTCDQDYEFITNQASRFNVAAAGVAISLTVAAAHQDGFDNYSIYRDTGGKLVPDASHLVWFSGYNPVPISSTALSDPGFDIDGRASLDTYALGNLALGDGDYWITISVNGPTIGYEPVLFAGTNSGTNAKQAYFDNETGPFEYRNFDGLQASVRLDGTLSAVPGVPEPATWSLLVAGFGIIGATIRRRKSAASNEA; via the coding sequence TTGATCGCTGGTTTAGCTTCGGGCGTTGGTAATGCGGCCGTCCTTGTCGATACCGGGCTGACGCCGCGTGTGTCGATCCGCGCGGCATATGACGAATACTTCACCTGCGACGACGAGGGCGACACCTGCGATCAAGACTACGAATTCATCACCAACCAGGCGAGCCGCTTTAATGTCGCCGCTGCCGGCGTCGCCATTAGCCTCACCGTTGCCGCCGCTCACCAGGACGGCTTCGACAATTATTCAATTTACCGAGACACCGGCGGCAAGCTCGTTCCCGATGCTTCTCACCTAGTCTGGTTCAGCGGCTATAACCCCGTACCGATATCATCGACAGCACTTAGCGACCCTGGGTTTGATATCGACGGTCGCGCATCTCTCGACACTTACGCTTTAGGAAATCTAGCGTTGGGTGACGGTGACTATTGGATAACGATCTCGGTGAACGGACCGACCATTGGATATGAACCGGTTCTTTTTGCTGGGACGAATTCGGGCACGAATGCCAAGCAGGCGTACTTCGACAACGAGACTGGCCCGTTCGAGTATCGCAATTTCGATGGTCTGCAAGCGAGTGTTCGTCTCGATGGCACCCTCAGCGCGGTGCCTGGTGTGCCGGAGCCGGCGACGTGGTCGTTGCTAGTAGCGGGATTCGGCATCATCGGCGCAACTATTAGACGCCGTAAGTCAGCGGCATCGAACGAGGCCTAG
- a CDS encoding recombinase family protein, which produces MPFVVAELGADTDPFVLHLYAALAEKERALISDRTKEALAAKKAQGVKLSNRTNLGTAQTLGSASNRAGAGAFAANVLPIVDQITAAGMNTLWQIAEALNARGVRTARGGAWHATTVRNLVARRADLAA; this is translated from the coding sequence GTGCCGTTCGTCGTTGCCGAGCTGGGTGCCGACACCGATCCGTTTGTCCTGCATCTCTACGCGGCTCTGGCCGAGAAGGAGCGGGCGCTTATCTCGGACCGCACCAAGGAAGCTCTGGCGGCTAAGAAGGCGCAGGGCGTGAAGTTGAGCAACCGGACCAACCTTGGGACCGCCCAAACGCTGGGTAGTGCCAGCAACCGGGCTGGAGCGGGTGCATTTGCGGCTAATGTCCTGCCGATCGTCGACCAGATAACGGCCGCCGGCATGAACACGCTGTGGCAGATCGCCGAGGCACTGAATGCGCGAGGTGTGCGCACGGCTCGGGGCGGCGCTTGGCATGCAACAACGGTGCGGAACCTCGTGGCGCGACGGGCGGACCTGGCCGCTTAG
- a CDS encoding recombinase family protein yields the protein MGVLALGDEYTSRETAKHVSRAMLANAEAGFSNGQRPPIGYVAVEAERRGQKIKKKFAINEAEASVVRTLYDLYLKGSPADGRALGVTSVASELNRRGLRYRGHPFAVSNVHFVLTNTAYRGVAYYNKRCSTTLEQRPESDWIGVPVPAIITEADWYAVQAKLRVSNPRKTPPRVVSGPTVLIGLAICGCDDDGCKGGMTISTGKSGAYKYYACSRRARMGTTACAGRRISMPVLDELVMKTLTNAVLSSDRLPVLLAACLDQSEAADVARTANLKSLRTQKTGADAMLGGLYRTAAMIETGIDNVMKGEIESARGRIATLASEINLVEQQFSCRSQRITPEILERFGILLRQRLSGTNSTVRQSYARLLIDRVEVGRQRVRIVGSKTALASCVAATDRHPNEVPSFERRWCTGRDSNP from the coding sequence TTGGGTGTGCTGGCGCTTGGCGACGAATACACATCCCGTGAAACCGCGAAGCATGTTTCGCGAGCAATGCTCGCCAATGCCGAGGCCGGGTTCAGCAACGGTCAGAGGCCGCCTATCGGCTATGTAGCGGTCGAGGCCGAACGACGCGGTCAGAAGATCAAAAAGAAGTTTGCCATCAACGAGGCTGAGGCTAGCGTCGTGCGAACGCTCTACGATTTATATCTGAAGGGCTCGCCCGCCGACGGCCGAGCGCTGGGTGTCACCTCGGTGGCATCGGAGCTCAACCGGCGTGGACTGCGCTATCGCGGTCACCCCTTCGCGGTCTCTAATGTTCACTTCGTGCTGACCAATACGGCTTACCGAGGCGTAGCTTACTACAACAAGCGCTGTTCAACGACGCTTGAGCAGCGTCCCGAATCCGATTGGATCGGTGTCCCCGTTCCGGCGATCATCACTGAAGCCGACTGGTACGCGGTCCAGGCCAAGCTCCGGGTGTCGAACCCGCGCAAGACGCCACCGCGTGTGGTCTCGGGTCCGACAGTTCTCATCGGTCTTGCGATATGCGGCTGCGACGACGACGGCTGCAAAGGTGGGATGACGATCTCGACCGGCAAGTCAGGAGCCTACAAATACTACGCCTGCTCACGGCGCGCGAGGATGGGGACAACCGCCTGTGCGGGTCGGCGCATCTCGATGCCGGTTCTTGATGAGCTCGTGATGAAGACACTCACCAACGCCGTGCTTTCATCCGACCGTCTTCCTGTCCTGCTTGCTGCATGCCTCGACCAGTCGGAAGCTGCCGACGTGGCACGGACGGCAAACCTGAAGTCGCTTCGTACGCAGAAGACCGGCGCCGATGCCATGCTTGGCGGTCTCTATCGCACAGCGGCGATGATTGAGACCGGAATCGACAACGTGATGAAAGGCGAGATCGAATCGGCTCGTGGTCGGATTGCCACGCTCGCCTCGGAAATCAACCTCGTCGAGCAACAGTTTAGCTGCCGATCTCAGCGAATCACTCCGGAGATCCTCGAAAGGTTCGGCATCCTTCTGCGTCAGCGCCTTTCCGGGACCAATTCCACTGTCCGTCAGAGCTATGCGCGACTGCTTATCGACCGCGTCGAGGTCGGACGCCAACGCGTCCGG